Genomic DNA from Comamonas antarctica:
TGCTGCCGATCACCGCCAAGGTCGAGGTCACGGCCTCGATGATCTTCTTTGCCGGCATCTATTACGGCGCCATGTATGGCGGCTCGACGACCTCCATCCTGCTGAACACGCCCGGCGAAACCGCGAGCATGGTCACGGCGATGGAAGGCAACAAGATGGCCAAGAGCGGGCGCGCGGGCGCGGCGCTGGCCACATCGGCCATCGGCTCGTTTGTCGCGGGCACGATTGCCACCGTGGTGGTGACGCTGTTTGCGCCGTCGGTGGCCGAGTTCGCCGTCAAGCTGGGCCCGCCCGAGTACTTCATGCTGATGGTGCTGGCATTCACCACGGTGAGCGCGGTGCTGGGCCAGAGCCGGCTGCGCGGCATGACGGCGCTGTTCATCGGCCTGGCCGCTGGTTGCATCGGCATGGACCAGATCTCGGGCGCGGCGCGCTATACCGGCGGCAAGATGGAGCTGCTGGACGGCATCGACATCGTGCTGGTGGCCGTAGGCCTGTTTGCGGTGGCCGAAGTGCTTTATGCGGCGCTTTACGAAGGCCGTACCCAGGACACGCAAAACCGCATGGGCCGGGTGCACATGACACGCCTCGACTGGAAACGTTCGATTCCCGCCTGGCTGCGCGGCACGGTCATCGGTACGCCCTTTGGCTGCATTCCCGCGGGCGGCACCGAGATCCCGACCTTCCTGAGCTATGCGGCCGAGAAGAAGCTGGCCAAGGACGGCAACAAGGCCGAGTTCGGCCGCCAGGGCGCGATCGAAGGCGTGGCAGGCCCCGAGGCCGCCAACAATGCCACGGTGACGGCCGCGCTGATTCCGCTGCTGACGCTGGGCATTCCGACCTCCAACACCACGGCCGTGCTGCTGGGCGCATTCCAGAACTACGGCATCAATCCCGGGCCGCAACTGTTCACGACCTCGGCCACGCTGGTGTGGGCGCTGATTGCGTCGCTTTACATCGGCAATCTGATGCTGCTGGTGCTGAACCTGCCGATGGTGGGCCTGTGGGTCAAGCTGCTGAAGATCCCCAAGCCGCAGCTGTATGCCGGCATCCTGATCTTTGCGACGGTGGGCGCCTATGGCATGCGCCAGAGCGCGTTCGATCTGTTCCTGCTGTATGGCATCGGCGTGCTGGGCGTGCTGATGCGGCGCTTCGACTTTCCCACGGCCCCCGTGGTGGTGGGCATGATCCTGGGCCCGCTGGCCGAGGCGCAGATGCGCAATGCGGTGTCGATCGGCGAAGGCAGCTGGCTGATCTTCCTGCAGCGGCCAATGTCGCTGGCGCTGATCGTGATCGTGCTCGCCGTGCTGATCGTGCCGCGGCTGCTGCAGCGGCGTGGCCGCGGTTGAGTTTTTCTTCTTTGCCTTTGAGCCCGCGGTTTTCCGCGGGCTTTTTTTTATGCGCGCCCGCAAGGGCGCTGCGGTGCCAGATGCTCGATCAGCGCATCGATGGCGACGCGCTGGCGCGCCGTCATGCGCGTGTTCCTGGACCAGAGCACATGATTCGGCAGGGGGGCGGGCTGTGCATCCTGGAGCACCACGCACAGCCGTTCGGCACGCACCTCGTCTTCGGCAAACCAGCCCGGCAGCTGGGCAATGCCTTCGCCCGCCAGTGCGCTGCGGCAGGCGCGGCGCGCTGGCGCCTGGGGGCAGTTGCCAGGGTTCTTCGGCGCCGCCAGCAGCCGCACGATGGCATCGTGCGCGGTCAGTTGCGCCCGCGTGGAGGGCGCGCCGCGCCGCTCGAGATACGCGGGTGCCGCGCACAGCCACAGCGCCTGCTGTCCGAGCGGCCGGGCAACGGCCTTCGATGCCGATATCGCTCAGGTGCAATGGACCGTCACGGCGTTTGTCGCCGCCTTGTCGGTCTGCACCATTGCCGTGGGGCACCTGGCGGACCGCCACGGCCGGCGCGAGGCGATGTTTGCCGGCATGGAACTGTTTGCGGACGCCTCGCTGGGCGCGGGCCTGGCGTCAAACCTGACTTGGCTGGTGCTGTGGCGCGCGGTGCAGGGCGTGGCGTGCGCGGGTCTCCATACGGTGTCGGCAGCGGTGGCAGCGGCGATGTTTCCCGAACAGCAGCGCGGCCGGGCATTGGGCCTGCTGTTCAGCATCAATGGCCTGGGGCTGGCGTTCGGGCTGGTGGCAGGCGGGCTGCTGGTGGAGGCATGGGGCTGGCGCGCCATCTTTTTG
This window encodes:
- a CDS encoding MFS transporter, which produces MASCAVSCARVEGAPRRSRYAGAAHSHSACCPSGRATAFDADIAQVQWTVTAFVAALSVCTIAVGHLADRHGRREAMFAGMELFADASLGAGLASNLTWLVLWRAVQGVACAGLHTVSAAVAAAMFPEQQRGRALGLLFSINGLGLAFGLVAGGLLVEAWGWRAIFLLNVPLIAAGFALCSGRLPASPTNAAQRSAAPALRWSLFAQPRFAVAACATAALALFYCVAFFLMPLYLGELRAQGSATTGWLLLPTTALMALVSALAGRGCDRIGCGRAMMVGFIALLVSALMQAMFNAGTPWPWVLAAFA
- a CDS encoding LysR substrate-binding domain-containing protein, giving the protein MWLCAAPAYLERRGAPSTRAQLTAHDAIVRLLAAPKNPGNCPQAPARRACRSALAGEGIAQLPGWFAEDEVRAERLCVVLQDAQPAPLPNHVLWSRNTRMTARQRVAIDALIEHLAPQRPCGRA
- a CDS encoding tripartite tricarboxylate transporter permease; amino-acid sequence: MEILDALMAGFATAITPANLLWALVGCALGTAVGVLPGIGPAVAVAMLLPITAKVEVTASMIFFAGIYYGAMYGGSTTSILLNTPGETASMVTAMEGNKMAKSGRAGAALATSAIGSFVAGTIATVVVTLFAPSVAEFAVKLGPPEYFMLMVLAFTTVSAVLGQSRLRGMTALFIGLAAGCIGMDQISGAARYTGGKMELLDGIDIVLVAVGLFAVAEVLYAALYEGRTQDTQNRMGRVHMTRLDWKRSIPAWLRGTVIGTPFGCIPAGGTEIPTFLSYAAEKKLAKDGNKAEFGRQGAIEGVAGPEAANNATVTAALIPLLTLGIPTSNTTAVLLGAFQNYGINPGPQLFTTSATLVWALIASLYIGNLMLLVLNLPMVGLWVKLLKIPKPQLYAGILIFATVGAYGMRQSAFDLFLLYGIGVLGVLMRRFDFPTAPVVVGMILGPLAEAQMRNAVSIGEGSWLIFLQRPMSLALIVIVLAVLIVPRLLQRRGRG